Proteins encoded within one genomic window of Micromonospora halotolerans:
- a CDS encoding DUF397 domain-containing protein, producing the protein MNGTNSPRPPATAWRKSSHSGDEGACVEMAPLPEAVAVRDSKDPAGPVLVFPPAAWAAFTGAPPRP; encoded by the coding sequence ATGAACGGCACGAACAGCCCGCGCCCGCCGGCGACCGCCTGGCGCAAGAGCAGCCACAGTGGCGACGAGGGCGCGTGCGTCGAGATGGCGCCGCTGCCGGAGGCGGTCGCGGTCCGCGACTCCAAGGACCCGGCCGGTCCGGTGCTGGTCTTCCCGCCGGCCGCGTGGGCGGCCTTCACCGGCGCACCACCGCGCCCCTGA
- a CDS encoding ROK family protein yields MGSAGVPVVVGLDNGGTSNNATVLTVDGRFLVDGLVEIPSEVQAGPDAAIEALARALDGVLALTGVPRELVRAVGLDTPGPASATGVISSRGSTNFSQPAWRGYDVRGALEHRLGLPVVYANDGNAAALYAHHVHFGADAMARSSVAAIVGTGLGGGVVEGGRVVGGAAGMAGEFGHVHIPLDGLLGPGQPVPVCACGFAGDAESVASLTAIANHLLPYWLGRFPGHPLAQEEPGRAAKLVRGYGERGDALAREVFTQQAMALGRLFTIAANFTDPHAYFVGGGVVEAAPEFRDWFLATVREHTVLRAEQHAVATFALVPDRDMAGARGVAIAALEAVRGGAATGPLVAG; encoded by the coding sequence GTGGGCAGCGCGGGTGTGCCGGTGGTGGTGGGGCTGGACAACGGCGGCACGAGCAACAACGCCACCGTGCTGACGGTCGACGGCCGGTTCCTGGTGGACGGGCTCGTGGAGATCCCGAGCGAGGTCCAGGCCGGCCCGGACGCCGCGATCGAGGCCCTCGCCCGGGCGCTCGACGGCGTGCTGGCGCTGACCGGCGTGCCCCGCGAGCTGGTTCGCGCGGTCGGGCTGGACACCCCCGGCCCGGCCAGCGCCACCGGGGTGATCTCCTCGCGCGGCTCGACCAACTTCTCCCAGCCGGCGTGGCGCGGCTACGACGTGCGCGGCGCGCTGGAGCACCGGCTCGGCCTGCCGGTGGTCTACGCCAACGACGGCAACGCGGCGGCCCTCTACGCGCACCACGTCCACTTCGGCGCGGACGCGATGGCCCGTTCCTCGGTCGCCGCGATCGTCGGCACCGGGCTCGGCGGCGGCGTGGTGGAGGGCGGCCGGGTGGTCGGCGGGGCGGCCGGCATGGCCGGCGAGTTCGGGCACGTGCACATCCCGCTCGACGGGCTGCTCGGGCCGGGCCAGCCGGTGCCGGTCTGCGCCTGCGGCTTCGCCGGGGACGCGGAGAGCGTCGCCTCGCTCACCGCCATCGCGAACCACCTGCTGCCCTACTGGCTGGGCCGGTTCCCGGGGCACCCGCTGGCGCAGGAGGAGCCGGGCCGGGCGGCGAAGCTGGTCCGCGGCTACGGCGAGCGGGGCGACGCGCTGGCCCGTGAGGTCTTCACCCAGCAGGCCATGGCGCTGGGCCGGCTGTTCACCATCGCGGCCAACTTCACCGACCCGCACGCGTACTTCGTGGGCGGCGGGGTGGTGGAGGCGGCGCCGGAGTTCCGCGACTGGTTCCTGGCCACCGTGCGGGAGCACACCGTGCTCCGCGCCGAGCAGCACGCGGTGGCCACCTTCGCGCTGGTGCCCGACCGGGACATGGCCGGTGCGCGCGGGGTGGCCATCGCGGCGCTGGAGGCGGTCCGCGGCGGGGCCGCCACCGGTCCGCTGGTCGCCGGCTGA
- a CDS encoding putative protein N(5)-glutamine methyltransferase: MPPTLFSPDRPALVRRLRAAGCVFAEDEADLLIAAAGSAEALTDLVDRRVAGLPLEHLLGWAEFCGLRVAVDPGVFVPRGRTALLVAAAAAVAGPAPAVLDLCCGSGAAALVLHGRLAPRWLAAADVDPAAVACARRNLAPLGVPVYEGDLFVPVPVRWRGRLDLVVANAPYVPSGAVAMLPAEARLHEAPVALDGGADGLAVLRRVAAGAAEWLAPGGHLAVEVSAGQAGTLCGIMADAGLDPSVVHDDELEATAVTARRPG; encoded by the coding sequence ATGCCACCCACCCTGTTCTCTCCCGACCGTCCCGCCCTCGTCCGCCGGCTGCGCGCCGCCGGCTGCGTCTTCGCCGAGGACGAGGCGGACCTGCTGATCGCCGCCGCCGGGTCGGCCGAGGCGCTGACCGACCTGGTCGACCGCCGGGTCGCCGGCCTGCCGCTGGAGCACCTGCTCGGCTGGGCCGAGTTCTGCGGCCTGCGGGTCGCCGTCGACCCCGGGGTGTTCGTGCCCCGCGGGCGGACCGCCCTGCTGGTCGCCGCCGCCGCGGCGGTGGCCGGACCGGCCCCCGCCGTGCTCGACCTCTGCTGCGGCTCCGGTGCCGCCGCGCTGGTGCTGCACGGCCGGTTGGCACCCCGCTGGCTGGCCGCCGCCGACGTCGACCCGGCCGCGGTGGCCTGCGCCCGGCGCAACCTGGCCCCGCTGGGTGTGCCGGTCTACGAGGGCGACCTGTTCGTGCCGGTGCCGGTGCGGTGGCGGGGGCGGCTGGACCTGGTCGTGGCGAACGCCCCGTACGTGCCGAGCGGCGCCGTGGCCATGCTGCCGGCGGAGGCGCGGCTGCACGAGGCCCCGGTGGCGCTGGACGGCGGCGCGGACGGACTGGCCGTGCTGCGCCGGGTGGCCGCCGGCGCGGCCGAGTGGCTGGCGCCCGGCGGGCACCTGGCGGTGGAGGTGAGCGCCGGCCAGGCCGGGACGCTCTGCGGGATCATGGCCGACGCCGGCCTCGACCCGTCCGTGGTGCACGACGACGAGCTGGAGGCCACCGCGGTCACCGCCCGCCGTCCCGGGTGA
- a CDS encoding cystathionine gamma-lyase codes for MTEWGDGTRSVHAGLPAPEPGQPFLPGPVFAAPYHLDPWRGPEATPNGYGRPDNPTRRLLEAAVGELEGGDCRVFASGQAAITGLLLAVLRPGDTVLLPADGYFPVRAFATATLEGIGVRVVFVPTAGPYPSFEGVRLVLLETPANPGLDVADVSALAAAAHAAGALVAVDNTTATPLGQRPLELGADVVVASGTKALTGHSDLLLGYVATRTAELLDAVTAWRTTTGGVPGAFDCWLAHRSLATVDLRLARQTANAGALARLLAGRGDVTGLRWPGLPTDPAYPVASVQMRRMPGVLSFDLGDADRVARFLDASRLVSAATSFGGLHTTADRRAQWGDDTAPGFVRLSCGIEDGADLVADVTAALDAA; via the coding sequence ATGACCGAGTGGGGTGACGGCACGCGCAGCGTGCACGCGGGCCTGCCCGCGCCGGAACCGGGCCAGCCGTTCCTGCCGGGGCCGGTGTTCGCCGCGCCGTACCACCTGGACCCGTGGCGGGGGCCGGAGGCGACCCCCAACGGGTACGGGCGGCCGGACAACCCCACCCGACGGCTGCTGGAGGCGGCCGTCGGCGAGCTGGAGGGTGGCGACTGCCGGGTCTTCGCCAGCGGCCAGGCGGCCATCACCGGGCTGCTGCTGGCCGTGCTGCGCCCCGGGGACACCGTGCTGCTCCCCGCCGACGGCTACTTCCCGGTGCGCGCCTTCGCCACCGCCACCCTGGAGGGCATCGGGGTACGCGTCGTCTTCGTGCCGACCGCCGGGCCGTACCCGTCGTTCGAGGGTGTGCGGCTGGTGCTGCTGGAGACCCCGGCGAACCCCGGCCTGGACGTGGCCGACGTGTCGGCGCTGGCGGCCGCGGCGCACGCCGCCGGGGCCCTGGTCGCGGTCGACAACACCACCGCCACCCCGCTCGGGCAGCGCCCGCTGGAGCTCGGCGCCGACGTGGTGGTCGCCTCCGGCACCAAGGCCCTCACCGGCCACTCCGACCTGCTGCTCGGCTACGTGGCGACCCGTACCGCCGAGCTGCTCGACGCGGTGACCGCCTGGCGGACCACCACGGGCGGCGTGCCCGGGGCGTTCGACTGCTGGCTGGCGCACCGCTCGCTGGCGACCGTGGACCTGCGGCTGGCCCGGCAGACCGCCAACGCCGGGGCGCTGGCCCGGCTGCTCGCCGGCCGTGGCGACGTGACCGGCCTGCGCTGGCCCGGGCTGCCGACCGACCCGGCGTACCCGGTGGCCTCGGTCCAGATGCGACGGATGCCCGGCGTGCTCTCCTTCGACCTGGGCGACGCCGACCGGGTGGCCCGCTTCCTCGACGCGTCCCGCCTGGTGTCCGCCGCCACCTCGTTCGGCGGGCTGCACACCACGGCCGACCGCCGGGCCCAGTGGGGCGACGACACGGCGCCCGGCTTCGTCCGGCTCTCCTGCGGCATCGAGGACGGCGCCGACCTGGTGGCCGACGTGACGGCAGCCCTCGACGCAGCCTGA
- a CDS encoding NAD(P)H-dependent glycerol-3-phosphate dehydrogenase — MSGHVAVLGAGSWGTAFAKILADAGRDVTILARRASVAEAIRTGRHNPEYLPDVRLPDRVTATGDAEEAITGAEVVVLSVPSQTLRGNLADWTPYLDPDATLVSLMKGIELGTTKRMSQVITETAGVPADRVVVVSGPNLAPEIAAEQPAATVVAGTDSRRTALVQASIRTPYLRPYTNDDVIGCELGGAVKNVIALSYGIATAMGFGDNTRAMLMTRGLAETARLGVALGADPITFAGLAGMGDLVASCSSPLARNRTFGEHLGRGETLEQAQAATRQTAEGVKSCLAIRDLARAHGVEMPITEQIERICHEGMDPRLAVDALMSRTAKPESYE; from the coding sequence GTGAGCGGGCATGTGGCGGTGCTGGGGGCGGGCTCGTGGGGCACCGCCTTCGCCAAGATCCTCGCCGACGCCGGCCGGGACGTGACCATCCTGGCCCGGCGCGCCTCGGTGGCCGAGGCGATCCGGACCGGGCGCCACAACCCGGAGTACCTGCCGGACGTGCGGCTGCCCGACCGGGTCACCGCGACCGGGGACGCCGAGGAGGCGATCACCGGCGCCGAGGTGGTGGTGCTCTCCGTGCCGTCGCAGACGCTGCGCGGCAACCTCGCCGACTGGACCCCGTACCTGGACCCGGACGCCACGCTGGTCTCCCTCATGAAGGGCATCGAGCTGGGCACCACCAAGCGGATGAGCCAGGTGATCACGGAGACCGCCGGGGTGCCGGCCGACCGGGTGGTGGTCGTCTCCGGGCCGAACCTGGCCCCGGAGATCGCCGCCGAGCAGCCGGCCGCGACCGTGGTCGCCGGCACCGACAGCCGCCGGACCGCCCTGGTGCAGGCATCGATCCGCACGCCGTACCTGCGCCCGTACACGAACGACGACGTGATCGGCTGCGAGCTGGGCGGGGCCGTGAAGAACGTGATCGCCCTGTCGTACGGCATCGCCACCGCGATGGGCTTCGGCGACAACACCCGGGCCATGCTGATGACCCGCGGCCTGGCCGAGACCGCCCGGCTGGGCGTGGCGCTCGGTGCCGACCCGATCACCTTCGCCGGCCTGGCCGGCATGGGCGACCTGGTCGCCTCCTGCTCGTCGCCACTGGCCCGCAACCGCACCTTCGGCGAGCACCTGGGCCGCGGGGAGACCCTGGAGCAGGCCCAGGCGGCCACCCGGCAGACCGCCGAGGGCGTGAAGAGCTGCCTGGCCATCCGGGACCTGGCCCGGGCGCACGGGGTGGAGATGCCGATCACCGAGCAGATCGAGCGGATCTGCCACGAGGGGATGGACCCGCGGCTCGCCGTGGACGCCCTCATGAGCCGGACCGCGAAGCCCGAGTCGTACGAGTGA
- a CDS encoding lysophospholipid acyltransferase family protein produces the protein MARRRLGFWPRFAVVLVKPVLTVWTRRTWRGMEHLGGDGGIIIVPNHISHADPLVSAHFIHDAGRWPQFLGKASVFRVPVIGWILHRCRQIPVERGSIEAARSLDKLVAAVNAGGAVVIYPEGTTTREPGLWPMKGKTGAARLALATGAPVIPLAMVGPEKLFDPRTARVGLRPRTPVTVVAGPPIDLSRWAGATPTRAILEEMTDTIMLRIRDMVAEIRGGTPPPLWERPARSRTPEVTE, from the coding sequence GTGGCACGGCGGAGGCTGGGATTCTGGCCACGGTTCGCCGTGGTGCTGGTGAAGCCGGTGTTGACCGTGTGGACGCGCCGCACCTGGCGGGGCATGGAACACCTGGGCGGCGACGGCGGCATCATCATCGTGCCCAACCACATCTCGCACGCGGACCCGCTGGTGTCCGCGCACTTCATCCACGACGCCGGGCGCTGGCCGCAGTTCCTCGGCAAGGCGAGCGTGTTCCGGGTGCCGGTGATCGGCTGGATCCTGCACCGGTGCCGGCAGATCCCGGTCGAGCGCGGCAGCATCGAGGCGGCCCGGTCGCTGGACAAGCTGGTCGCCGCCGTGAACGCGGGCGGCGCCGTGGTGATCTACCCGGAGGGGACCACGACCCGCGAGCCGGGCCTGTGGCCGATGAAGGGCAAGACCGGCGCGGCCCGGCTGGCGCTGGCCACCGGAGCCCCGGTGATCCCGCTCGCCATGGTCGGCCCGGAGAAGCTGTTCGACCCGCGGACCGCCCGCGTCGGGCTGCGCCCGCGTACCCCGGTGACGGTGGTCGCCGGGCCGCCGATCGACCTGAGCCGGTGGGCGGGCGCCACGCCGACCCGGGCGATCCTGGAGGAGATGACGGACACGATCATGCTGCGGATCCGGGACATGGTCGCCGAGATCCGCGGCGGCACACCACCACCCCTGTGGGAGCGGCCGGCCCGGTCCCGAACCCCCGAGGTGACCGAGTGA